From a region of the Pirellulales bacterium genome:
- a CDS encoding zf-HC2 domain-containing protein produces the protein MVNEARTNGDWTACPAGTLHGLAGRMRAKRRRTIAWRAAGVTAAAAVAILLTAHFIPARHAADDYFHGGLYCSQVRPVLPDYRAGKLHGKFLSQVEQHLAECPPCRRVLNGLNAQATNLPHTHFHPPVPLAHY, from the coding sequence ATGGTGAACGAAGCTCGAACGAATGGTGACTGGACGGCCTGCCCGGCAGGCACTTTGCACGGCCTGGCCGGACGAATGCGAGCCAAGCGACGGCGCACGATCGCCTGGCGCGCGGCTGGCGTCACCGCCGCGGCGGCGGTGGCAATCTTGTTGACTGCCCATTTCATTCCCGCGCGGCATGCGGCCGACGACTACTTTCACGGTGGCCTCTATTGCAGCCAGGTCCGCCCCGTTCTGCCCGATTATCGCGCCGGCAAATTACACGGTAAATTCCTGAGCCAGGTCGAGCAGCACCTGGCCGAGTGCCCGCCCTGCCGCCGCGTGTTGAACGGCTTAAACGCTCAGGCGACAAACCTACCGCATACGCATTTTCACCCGCCCGTTCCGCTCGCACACTATTAG